One Polaribacter reichenbachii genomic window, TACCTAACAACGTTGTAAAAGGTATTTTAGAAGACAACCAAAATAATCTTTGGATTTCTACCAACAAAGGTCTTTCTAGATTTAACCCAGAAAAGGAAACCTTTATGAATTATGATGTAAATGACGGTTTACAAGATGATGAATTTCAAGAACTAGCAAGAACAAAACTTAAAAACGGAAACTTAGTATTTGGGGGGGTAAATGGTTTTAATATTTTTAACCCAAATGATGTTACTAACAATTCTTTTGAACCAGAAACAATTGTAACTAATTTTTCTATATCTAATAAACCCGTAAAAATTGGCGAAAATATAAACGGAAGAGTATTGCTAAAAAACTCGATTTCTAATAAATCTGAGCTTAATTTATTACACTACGAAAACAATTTATATTTCGAATTTGCAGCCCTACATTTTGCTGCACCAGAAAAAAATGAATTTGCATATATGCTAAAAGGTTTTGATAAAGATTGGATTTATACCAACTCTAAAAAAAGAAATGCTACTTATACCAATTTAACATCAGGTAATTATACTTTATTAGTAAAAGCATCTAATAATGATAAATTATGGGATTCTACTCCTTTTGAACTAAACATAAAAATAGAACCGCCTTTTTGGTTAACAAAACTGGCTTTCTTTTTCTATTTCTTATTGATGGTTTGCTTCTTACTTCTATTCAGAAGGTTTACCATAATTAAAACATCAAAAAAACATAGCTTAGAACTAGAACACGTAGCCAAAGAAAAAAATGAAGAATTACAACGTATTAAATTAGAATTCTTTACCAATATTACACATGAATTTACCACACCTCTAACGCTAATTCAAGGACCATTAAATTACTTGCAAAAAAAAGGAGATACCTTAGAAAAATCTGTAGTTTCTGAACAGTATAAATTAATGAAAAAAAATACAGATTACCTACTTAGACTTATCTCTCAGTTATTAGACTTTAGAAAATTAAGTCAAGGTAAAATGAGGTTGGTTATGAGAAAAAGCAACATTTATCAATTTATAAAAGAAGTAAGTGAACCTTTTCAGTTCTTAGCACAAAAAAACATTATCAATTTTACTGTAGATACAGCTGATAAAAATTTACAAACATGGTTCGATCATGAAACTTTAGAAAAAGTAATTAACAACCTACTATCTAATGCCTTTAAGTTTACACCTGATCATGGTGCTATAAGTATTCATATCTCTAGAGAAAATGAAACAGATATGATTTTTACCAATCCAACTAAAGTGTCAAAATTTGTTTATATACAAGTAAAAGATACTGGTAAAGGAATGGACGAATCTAAAGTAGAAAATATTTTCGATCGTTTTTTCTCAGAAAAAAATAAAGAAAAGAAAGACGCTAGAGGAATGGGTATTGGTTTGGCGTTTGTTAAAGATATTGTAGAATTACACCAAGGTGAAATTAGAGTAATTAGCAAACGTAATGAAGGTACTAACTTTATTGTTAGGCTACCAATTGAGAAGAAAGCTTATTTAAATGTTCCAGAAATTACAATTAAAGAAATTACAGAAAGTGATTTCTATATGCGTTCTTCAGAATCAGATTCTTTAGCCATTAGTATAAATGATGAAATTGTTGATGAAAAATTAAACGAAGCATCAAAATCTGATTTACCAACCTTATTAATCGTAGATGATAATGAAGATATTAGATCTTTTATAAAAATAGCACTTAAAAACACCTATAAAATTTATACTGCAGAAAACGGTCAAGAAGGTTTAGACTTGGCATTAGAAATTATACCAAAAGTTATAATTTCTGATATTATGATGCCAGTTATGGACGGAATAGAATTCTGTAATCAAATAAAATCTAGAAAAGAAACAAGTCATATTCCTATTGTTTTATTAACAGCTAAACTATCTAAAGAAAACGAAATTGAAGGTTTAAAAACTGGTGCAGATGCTTACATCAGAAAACCTTTTGATGTAGAAATTTTAGAATTAAAACTAAGCAATATTTTAAAATTCAGAGAAGAATTAAGAAGTAAATTTAATTTAGAAATCACTTTACAACCTAAAGAAGTAACTGTAACTTCTATGGATGAACGCTTTTTACAACAAGCTATGGAAGTTGTAGAAAAACACATGACAAACACCGATTTTAATGTAGAAATGCTAATTAAAGAAATGGGTTATAGTAGAACAAATCTATATACAAAGTTTAAAGAAATTACAGGGCTTTCTTCTAGTGAGTTTATCAGAAGCATCCGATTAAAAAGAGCTGTACAATTATTTGAGCAAAGCGATTTATCTGTAAAAGAAATTATGTATATGACAGGTTTTAACACAGCGTCTTACTTTGCAAAATGTTTTAAAAAGCAATTCGGAGTGATACCAAGCCAATATGTAAAGCAAAAAAATAAAAAATAATTATTTATTTAATTCTATGACTCTTTCTATATTTAGAAGGAGTTGTATTATTAAATTTATGAAATTGCCTGTGAAAAAATGCCAAAGATTCATAACCACAGGCAAAACAAATTTCTCTAACAGACCAATCTGTATCAATTAACATTTTGTTTGCAGTATGAATTCTATACTCATTTAAAAAAGTAAAAAAAGGTTTCCCCATAATTTTGCTAAAAAAACGAGAAAAAGACTGCTCAGACATACTTACAAGCGCTGCCAAATCTTTTAAATAAATTTTCTTTTGATAATTATGATCTATAAAATCGTGAATTTTTCGCATGCGCGATGTATATTCACTTGGTAAATCGTCTATAAAACTTCTATTAGAAAGCTGTTTATAAGGTAATTCTGATAATTTTACCAATATATTTTGAAGCTGTAAATACAAGGCTGTTTTTTCTAAACCAAGCGTTTTTTTTATTTCCGATTGAATAATATCTACATCTTTTTTATCAAAAATAATTCCTTTAGAAGCCGCTTTAAGCATAGTAAAAACACCTTCTAATTCATAAACTTTAGCAAAAATTCCTTTATTCCATTGAATTACTATAGATGCAGAAGAATCACTTGAATTTGAATCATTTTTCCAACAATGAGGCAAATTAGAGCGTAATAAAACCAATTCTCCTTTTTCAAAAGGGCCAACATAATCGCCTATAAATTTTGTACCATTACTTTTTTCTATCAATGTAAGTTCATGCTGTGGATGAAAATGCCAAGGAGCTTCAAAGTTTCTAGAAGAAAATCTAAAAGCCAAAATAGACTTTTTATCACCCAAAGGAACTTTCTCAAATTTTGGATTCATATACTTTATTTTAACACCTAAAATAACAAAATCAATATTAATCAAACAGAATAGTATACTTATTTGCAAAAAAAGACCATCTTTTAACAAACAAAACAATCAATATTTGCAAAGTTAGTATTAACACATTTAAAAAAATTATGAAGGTAAGTGAATTTCCAGATGCTTTTAAAAAAGAAAGAGAAGAAAAAGGATACGATTCTATAGAAGATCAAAACGATCCTGCAATGATGATTTTAGGACATAAAGATGTTCGAAAATGTGCTCATCAATGGCAAACTTTTCAATCGGGTGCAAAACCAGGTAGAATTGTAATTCCGTCAGAAGTAAACATCAGAGAAACTAGGCAAATTCCTTTTGAAGTAGATCCACCAGAACATAAATCGTATAGAAATCTTTTAGAAGCTTGGTTTAAAAGACCTTTAAATGAAGATTATAAAAACCAATTAACTACTCAAATAGAAAGTATTGTAGACGAGGTTTTAAATAAAGATGCTATAGAAGTTGTAGGCGATTTTTCTTTACCTCTACAATCTAGAGCTTTAACATTATTGTTAAACATCCCTTATTCAGAAGCAGATTTATGGATTTCATGGGGAACTCATGTTTTTAGAAGCGAAGACACAGCTTTAGATGCAGATAAAGCAAATATTTTATACAATTATATAGATCAAGAAATAGATAAAGCCATAGAAAACCCAAGCGAAAGTTTGTATTCTCAGCTTTTAAATTCTAAAGTAAATGGTAAAAAATTAACCAAAGAAGAAGTAAAAGGTGTAATGATTTTAACCTTTGCTGGTGGTAGAGACACTGTAATTAATGCAGTTACAAACTCAATTGCTTATTTTTCAGAACATCCTAATTCTTTAAAAGCTTTAAAAGAAAATCCTGCAATGATTAACAAAGCTGTAGAGGAATTGGTGCGTTATTTTACACCTCTTACACAAATGGGTAGAGTAGCTACCAAAGATGCAGAAGTTTGTGAACACGCTGTAAAAGCAGACAGTAGAATTGCCTTAAACTGGGCATCTGCTAACAGAGACGAACGTGTTTTTGAGAATCCTAATGAAGTAGTTTTAGATAGAAAAGTAAATCCGCATTTAAGCTTTGGTTTTGGTATACACAACTGTCTAGGCGCAACTCATGCCCGTCAAATTTTAAGAATTTTACTGGCAACTTTATCAAAAAAAGTAACATCTATAGATGTTTTAGAAGCAAAAGAAAATATAGAAGATTTGGGCAACTTTAAAAGAAAAGTTGGTTTCGATTCTTTAAAAGTACAATTTAATAAATAAGAAAAAATGGCAAAAATAACATTTATAACAAGCGATAACGAAACCATAACTTTAGAAGGAACATCTGGTTCTGTAATGGAATTAGCTGTAAATAACAACGTAAAAGGAATTGATGGCGATTGTGGTGGCGTTTGTTCTTGCGCAACTTGTCACGTTCACGTAGCTCCAGAAGATTTTGCAAAAACAGGTGGTCCAGAAGAATTAGAAAACGATATGTTAGAGTTCGATGATTTAACAAACGAATACAGTCGCCTTTCTTGTCAGCTACAAATTAGCGAAGCATTAGATGGAATTGTTTTAAAAGTGGCTAAATAATTTTTGTTGATGTTAGAAACTGCAAATCAAATTTGTGTTGTAATTGGAGCCAGTCATGCAGGTGTAAATTTTGCTTTTAATCTTAGAAAAGAAGGTTGGCAAGGTGCTATTATTTTGTATGATGTAGATCCAAATACACCTTATCACAGACCTCCATTATCAAAATCTTATATTGTAAATGGCGATTTAAATAGCAACCTTTTAAAGCCTCTAGAATCTTATCAAAAGGAAAATATCACCTTAGAGTTAGGTAAAAAAGTTACCTCTATCAATAGAGCTTTAAAAACCATTTCTATAGAAAATGAAACCGATCAAAAATATGATAAACTTGTAATTGCAACTGGTGCAATCGCTTTAATTCCGCAAATAAATGGCATTAAAGAAGCCACAAATTTGTTTGCAATGCGAACTGCTGCAGATGCTATTGCTATTAAAAATGCCATAGATACATCATCAGAAAAAAGAGTTGTGATTATTGGAGGTGGCTATATTGGTTTAGAAACGGCTGCTTCTCTTAAAAAAATTGGTGCAAAAGTAATTGTTTTAGAAAGGGAATCTAGAGTTTTAGAAAGAGTTACAGCTCCATTAATGTCTGAGTATTTTATGGATTTACATCAAGAAAATGGTGTGAAAATTTTAATCAAAAAAAATGTAATTTCTATAAAAAACGAAGGTAGTTTTAATACTGTTTTTTGTGATGATAACACTTATTTTGAAGCTGATATCGTAATTGTAGGGGTTGGAATTCGTGTAAACGCAGAATTGGCAAAAAATGCTGATTTAGAAATTGAAAACGGAATAAAAGTAAACCAGTTTGCACAAACCAATGATAAAAACATCTACGCAATTGGCGATTGCACTTTACACTACAACCCTCATTATGATAAGTTTATTCGTTTAGAATCTGTTCAAAATGCCGTAGATCAAAGCAAAGTTGCAGCTGCATCTATTTGTGGTAAAAACTTAATTTACGATACAATTCCTTGGTTTTGGTCAGATCAATATGATGTTAAATTGCAAATGGTTGGTTTATCTAATGGTTATAATGAAGTGTTGTTGAGAAAAGAAGCAACCGAAAACACCAGTTTTTCTGTGTGGTATTTTAAAAATGAAGAATTATTAGCTGTGGATGCCATTAACAACGGAAAAGCCTACGTTTTAGGAACACGTTTTATAAAAGGAAAACAAAAAATTAACAAATCGAAATTGGTTGATGTTTCAATACCCATGAAACCTACTAGTTTTTTATAGAATATATTATGAGTTTACAATCAAAATCTGCAATAGCAACTGGCGATGGAAAGTTTATTATTGATACCATAACAATAGCAAATCCGAAGGAAGATGAAATCGTTGTAAAGATAAAAGCAGCTGGTTTGTGCCATACAGATCACGATTCTTTAACTTGGGGTAAACCTATTATTTTAGGTCATGAAGGTGCAGGTATCATAGAAAAAATTGGCGCCAATATTACCGATTTTAAAGTTGGTGATAAAGTTATTTTAAACTGGGCCACGCCCTGTATGAAATGTTTTCAATGTCAAGAAGGTAACCAACATATTTGCGAAAATAACTCACCTGTAACTGCTGGTGGAAATGGTTACACTCCAGGTCACGCACATTTAGAAGGATCAAAATGGAATAACAAACCTATAGAACGTTCTTTTAATATTGGTACCATTGCAGAATATGCTTTGGTAAAAGAATCTGCTTGTGTAAAATTAGATTCAGAAATGCCAATGCCATCTGCAAGTATTATTAGTTGCGGAGTAATGACAGGTTATGGTTCTGCTGTAAATACAGCCAAAGTTACTGCAGGTAGTTCTGCTGTAATTCTTGGAACTGGTGGAGTTGGATTAAACGTAATTCAAGGTGCAAAAATATCTGGTGCAGCAAAAATTATTGCCATTGATATTAATCCTGAACGATTAAAAATGGCAAAACAATTTGGGGCAACTCATACCATTTTAGCAGACAAAAATGATGTTGGTTTGATGAATGCATCAGAAGAAGTTAAAAAAATGACAAATGGTAGAGGAGCAGATTTTGCTTTCGAATGTACTGCAATTCCGGCTTTAGGTGCTGCACCTTTAGCTATGATTCGTAATGCAGGAACTGCAGTTCAAGTAAGTGGAATTGAAGAAACCATATCTATAGATATGAATTTATTTGAATGGGATAAAATTTACATCAATCCATTGTATGGTAAATGCAGACCACATATCGATTTTCCGAAACTGGTAGATTTATATGATAAAGGCGATTTATTATTAGATGAAATGATAACCAAAACCTATCCAATAGAAAATTTACAACAAGCTTTTGACGATATGTTAGCAGGTAAAAATGCCAAAGGAGTTATTGTTTTTGATTAAAAACCAAATATGAGAACTAAAATACAAACCGTTTTAATTATTGGTTTCCTTTTTACGACGCTAATAAATGCTCAAATAGAAGCTCCAAAAGGAAAAAAATGGACAACAATTGAACATCTTTCTGATGAATTTAATGGCAATAAATTAAATAAGAACAAATGGATTGCAGACCCAGAAGGTCATCCAGATTTTGATTGGATTGGTAGACCTCCAGCACTATTTAAAGAAAGTTCGATCAACATAAATAAAGGTTTTCTAGAAATTGAAGTGGGTAAACTTAACAAAACATTTACCAGTAATAAATATAAAAAACCTGCTATTTACAATTATTATGGAGGTATAATAAGAGCTACAAAACCAATTTCTTATGGCCATTATTTCGAAGCAAAATTTAAAATGAGTAAAACAGAAATGGGTGGTGGTTTCTGGATCATGTCTCGTAATAAATGTGATTTTAAACACGAAATAGACATTACAGAATCTGTTGGCTCTATATCTGCTTTAACTGAAGAATGGGGTAAAAAATGGAACAAGATTATGCACTCAAACACCATTCACAGGCAAACATCTTGCAACGAAGCAAAACGTAGCCAAGGAGTTATGTTTCCAGAAGTAAAAAATTCTGAAAAATATTATACTTATGGTTGTTGGTGGAAAAGTCCTACAGAATTATTGTTCTATTTAGATGGTAAACACGTTTATACTGTAAATCCGCCAGTAGATTTTGATCAAGAATTATTTCTACATTTTTCTATAGAAAGCTATGATTGGAACCCAATTCCTGCAGATGGTGGTAAGGTTGCAAGTGCATCAAAAGAAGACAGAACTGCTTACATAGATTATATTAGAACTTATAAACAAGAAAATAAAAACTAATAAAATCACCATTTTAAAATGAAGTTAAAAACATCAATTTTAATTATTGTATTCAGTTGCTTTTGTAATTTTATTACTGGGCAAGAAGTTGACCTTTTAAAAAACTGGAAGTTTTCTAATTACGATTATGGAGATGCTTTTCAAGAAAATTTTGATGATACAAATTGGAATAAAGTTACTGTACCTCATGATTGGGCTGTAAAACAAGATTTTGATTTTGCACATGATGTACAGTTAACTATGGTTGTACAAGATGGTGAAACGCAACCTAGATATAGAACTGGTAGATCTGGAGCTTTACCTTATGTTGGTATTGGTTGGTATAGAACAAATTACAACATTACAGCATCAGTATTAAAAGAGAAAGTTCAGTTGCTTTTTGATGGTGCTATGAGCAATGCAAAAGTATATGTAAATGGTAATTATGTAGGTCAAAGACCTTTTGGTTACATTTCTTTTTATTTTGATATTACAAAATACCTAAAAGCTGGTCATAATTCAATTGCTGTTCGTTTAGAGAATTTTAATAGTCAATCTCGTTGGTATCCAGGAGCTGGTTTGTACCGAAAAGTTTCTGTAATTAAAACCAATAAAACCCACGTTAAAACTTGGGGAACATTTGTAACTACTCCAAAAATTAACAAAAAAAATGCTAAAGTTCATTTAGAAGTTGAAGTTTTAGGAACAGGAAGTTACACAATGCTTAATGAAATTATTTCTTCGGATGGAAAAGTAGTTTCAAAAACATCCAAAGAAATTACGTTAGACAAAAGCACTAAATTTTCTGAAGATTTTGAGGTTAAAAAACCAAAATTATGGAGTTTAGATACGCCAAATTTATATCAACTTAAAACATCAATTTTAAAAGATAATAAAGTTGTAAACACTTATAAAACCACTTTCGGAATTCGAAATATTCGTTTTGAGGTTGATGGATTTTATTTAAATGATAAAAAAGTAAAATTTAAAGGTGTAAATATGCATCACGATTTAGGACCTGTAGGTGCAACTTTTCATAAAGAATTGTTTGTGCGTCAAATGAAAAAAATGAAAGAAATGGGTGTAAATGCCATTCGTTTTTCTCATAATCCTCCTGCTCCAGAAGCTTTAGATATTTGTGATGAAATGGGTATTTTAGCTATTGATGAAGCTTTTGATGA contains:
- a CDS encoding cytochrome P450 codes for the protein MKVSEFPDAFKKEREEKGYDSIEDQNDPAMMILGHKDVRKCAHQWQTFQSGAKPGRIVIPSEVNIRETRQIPFEVDPPEHKSYRNLLEAWFKRPLNEDYKNQLTTQIESIVDEVLNKDAIEVVGDFSLPLQSRALTLLLNIPYSEADLWISWGTHVFRSEDTALDADKANILYNYIDQEIDKAIENPSESLYSQLLNSKVNGKKLTKEEVKGVMILTFAGGRDTVINAVTNSIAYFSEHPNSLKALKENPAMINKAVEELVRYFTPLTQMGRVATKDAEVCEHAVKADSRIALNWASANRDERVFENPNEVVLDRKVNPHLSFGFGIHNCLGATHARQILRILLATLSKKVTSIDVLEAKENIEDLGNFKRKVGFDSLKVQFNK
- a CDS encoding AraC family transcriptional regulator, with translation MNPKFEKVPLGDKKSILAFRFSSRNFEAPWHFHPQHELTLIEKSNGTKFIGDYVGPFEKGELVLLRSNLPHCWKNDSNSSDSSASIVIQWNKGIFAKVYELEGVFTMLKAASKGIIFDKKDVDIIQSEIKKTLGLEKTALYLQLQNILVKLSELPYKQLSNRSFIDDLPSEYTSRMRKIHDFIDHNYQKKIYLKDLAALVSMSEQSFSRFFSKIMGKPFFTFLNEYRIHTANKMLIDTDWSVREICFACGYESLAFFHRQFHKFNNTTPSKYRKSHRIK
- a CDS encoding Zn-dependent alcohol dehydrogenase; its protein translation is MSLQSKSAIATGDGKFIIDTITIANPKEDEIVVKIKAAGLCHTDHDSLTWGKPIILGHEGAGIIEKIGANITDFKVGDKVILNWATPCMKCFQCQEGNQHICENNSPVTAGGNGYTPGHAHLEGSKWNNKPIERSFNIGTIAEYALVKESACVKLDSEMPMPSASIISCGVMTGYGSAVNTAKVTAGSSAVILGTGGVGLNVIQGAKISGAAKIIAIDINPERLKMAKQFGATHTILADKNDVGLMNASEEVKKMTNGRGADFAFECTAIPALGAAPLAMIRNAGTAVQVSGIEETISIDMNLFEWDKIYINPLYGKCRPHIDFPKLVDLYDKGDLLLDEMITKTYPIENLQQAFDDMLAGKNAKGVIVFD
- a CDS encoding NAD(P)/FAD-dependent oxidoreductase → MLETANQICVVIGASHAGVNFAFNLRKEGWQGAIILYDVDPNTPYHRPPLSKSYIVNGDLNSNLLKPLESYQKENITLELGKKVTSINRALKTISIENETDQKYDKLVIATGAIALIPQINGIKEATNLFAMRTAADAIAIKNAIDTSSEKRVVIIGGGYIGLETAASLKKIGAKVIVLERESRVLERVTAPLMSEYFMDLHQENGVKILIKKNVISIKNEGSFNTVFCDDNTYFEADIVIVGVGIRVNAELAKNADLEIENGIKVNQFAQTNDKNIYAIGDCTLHYNPHYDKFIRLESVQNAVDQSKVAAASICGKNLIYDTIPWFWSDQYDVKLQMVGLSNGYNEVLLRKEATENTSFSVWYFKNEELLAVDAINNGKAYVLGTRFIKGKQKINKSKLVDVSIPMKPTSFL
- a CDS encoding hybrid sensor histidine kinase/response regulator transcription factor, producing the protein MSVFFKKNYFVISFILCLTITLFNAHLYAQKDIYFEHITTKNGLSQNDVNAIYQDNQGFMWFGTHDGLNKFDGYNFTVYNYNQQDKKSINSNLIFTIEGDDKGNLWVGTSGSGLNFFNRATEDFKPFTHNEKDPKSIISNTITNTLKDSKNRLWIGTSDGLDMININDPINKIKFNHIKIKGFPFKNKNVYVISSIFEDSNQTIWIGTGFGLFKLVEDKTNNTLYLEKQDVNIKYINSIKEHNNKLIIGSGNGLYTLNLDSEKDLQVIRKANYTHSLSEIIVFDNKIWGGTANGLIEFDILKKNDDPIFKKAITYDADKKNGISKNIITSLFKDNTNILWVGTNGGGINKYDAQRKPFIHIKNTTNPKSLSYDKVRSVFEDSNGFLWIGTEGGSLNMLSKEDKQNKNYNFIKYPKIKNTFAIEEIKKGNQKILLVGSSSSSKLSQFDITNPNNIKEIHFKEFKKNSARTFSILSDSHNNIWIGSYNNGITRILFDKKTKTYKNDFIKFDIKDSLSISSDIIRNILEDKNGNIWFATGDGLCFLSKKEITKEKPSFKVYKNNPNDSTSISYNYILELFESKKGDLWIGTFGGGLSKFIPATNNSKAQFKTYRKQDGLPNNVVKGILEDNQNNLWISTNKGLSRFNPEKETFMNYDVNDGLQDDEFQELARTKLKNGNLVFGGVNGFNIFNPNDVTNNSFEPETIVTNFSISNKPVKIGENINGRVLLKNSISNKSELNLLHYENNLYFEFAALHFAAPEKNEFAYMLKGFDKDWIYTNSKKRNATYTNLTSGNYTLLVKASNNDKLWDSTPFELNIKIEPPFWLTKLAFFFYFLLMVCFLLLFRRFTIIKTSKKHSLELEHVAKEKNEELQRIKLEFFTNITHEFTTPLTLIQGPLNYLQKKGDTLEKSVVSEQYKLMKKNTDYLLRLISQLLDFRKLSQGKMRLVMRKSNIYQFIKEVSEPFQFLAQKNIINFTVDTADKNLQTWFDHETLEKVINNLLSNAFKFTPDHGAISIHISRENETDMIFTNPTKVSKFVYIQVKDTGKGMDESKVENIFDRFFSEKNKEKKDARGMGIGLAFVKDIVELHQGEIRVISKRNEGTNFIVRLPIEKKAYLNVPEITIKEITESDFYMRSSESDSLAISINDEIVDEKLNEASKSDLPTLLIVDDNEDIRSFIKIALKNTYKIYTAENGQEGLDLALEIIPKVIISDIMMPVMDGIEFCNQIKSRKETSHIPIVLLTAKLSKENEIEGLKTGADAYIRKPFDVEILELKLSNILKFREELRSKFNLEITLQPKEVTVTSMDERFLQQAMEVVEKHMTNTDFNVEMLIKEMGYSRTNLYTKFKEITGLSSSEFIRSIRLKRAVQLFEQSDLSVKEIMYMTGFNTASYFAKCFKKQFGVIPSQYVKQKNKK
- a CDS encoding 2Fe-2S iron-sulfur cluster-binding protein — its product is MAKITFITSDNETITLEGTSGSVMELAVNNNVKGIDGDCGGVCSCATCHVHVAPEDFAKTGGPEELENDMLEFDDLTNEYSRLSCQLQISEALDGIVLKVAK